In Streptomyces sp. NBC_01717, one DNA window encodes the following:
- a CDS encoding HAD family hydrolase: MTFPYKLVATDLDGTLLRNDDTVSERTRAALAAVTAAGAAHIIVTGRAVPWTRHILDDLGYNGIAVCGQGAQVYHAGEHKLLTSLTLDRQLAGLALSKIEAEVGPLALAASRDGLDGEVLVGPGYRVQEGPLPAVFVEDATEMWSAPLNKVYIQHPALDDDALAKAARGAVGSLVDVVMAGPGVVEILPLGLSKATGLSLAARRLGVKAADTLAFGDMPNDIPMFAWARHSVAMANAHDDLKAVAHEITASNEDDGIAVVLEQLL; encoded by the coding sequence GTGACCTTCCCCTACAAGCTCGTCGCGACCGACCTCGACGGCACGCTGCTGCGTAACGACGACACGGTCTCCGAGCGCACCCGCGCGGCACTGGCCGCCGTGACGGCGGCCGGTGCCGCGCACATCATCGTCACCGGACGGGCCGTCCCGTGGACCCGCCACATCCTGGACGACCTGGGCTACAACGGCATCGCGGTCTGCGGTCAGGGCGCGCAGGTCTACCACGCGGGCGAGCACAAGCTGCTGACCTCGCTGACGCTGGACCGGCAGCTCGCCGGTCTCGCGCTGTCCAAGATCGAGGCGGAGGTCGGCCCGCTGGCGCTGGCGGCGAGCCGCGACGGACTCGACGGCGAGGTGCTGGTCGGCCCCGGCTACCGGGTGCAGGAGGGGCCGCTTCCGGCCGTCTTCGTGGAGGACGCGACCGAGATGTGGTCCGCGCCGCTGAACAAGGTCTACATCCAGCATCCGGCACTCGACGACGACGCGCTGGCGAAAGCCGCGCGCGGAGCCGTCGGCAGCCTGGTCGACGTGGTCATGGCAGGACCCGGCGTGGTGGAGATCCTGCCGCTGGGGCTGAGCAAGGCGACCGGGCTCTCGCTGGCAGCGCGCCGACTGGGCGTGAAGGCGGCGGACACGCTCGCCTTCGGTGACATGCCGAACGACATCCCGATGTTCGCCTGGGCGCGGCACAGTGTGGCGATGGCCAACGCGCACGACGACCTGAAGGCCGTGGCACACGAGATCACCGCGTCGAACGAGGACGACGGCATCGCAGTGGTGCTGGAACAGCTGCTCTAG
- the serS gene encoding serine--tRNA ligase, translating to MIDLRLLREDPDRVRASQRARGEDVALVDALLSADERRRSSGVRFDELRSEQKALGKLIPKASPEERTELLKKAEQLKADVKAADAEQDEADAEAKSLLLQLGNIVHEDVPVGGEEDFVVLETHGTIRDFGAEGFEPKDHLELGEALGAIDVERGAKVSGSRFYYLTGVGALLELALVNAAIAQATEAGFIPMLTPALVRPRAMEGTGFLGQAAENVYHLEKDDYYLVGTSEVPLAAYHMDEIIDADKLPLRYAGFSPCFRREAGTYGKDTRGIFRVHQFDKVEMFSYVDPADAEAEHRRLLDWEKQWLTGLELPFQVIDVATGDLGSSASRKFDCEAWIPTQGKYRELTSASNCDGFQARRLSVRMREGKKVQPLATLNGTLCAVPRTIVAILENHQLADGSVRVPEVLRPYLGGREVLEPVAK from the coding sequence GTGATTGACCTTCGCCTGCTCCGTGAGGACCCCGACCGTGTTCGCGCCTCCCAGCGCGCCCGTGGAGAGGACGTCGCGCTCGTCGACGCTCTTCTCTCCGCCGACGAGCGGCGCAGGTCGTCCGGTGTCCGCTTCGACGAACTCCGCTCCGAGCAGAAAGCGCTCGGCAAGCTCATCCCCAAGGCTTCGCCCGAGGAGCGCACCGAGCTGCTCAAGAAGGCCGAGCAGCTGAAGGCCGACGTCAAGGCCGCCGACGCGGAACAGGACGAGGCGGACGCGGAGGCCAAGAGCCTGCTGCTGCAGCTCGGCAACATCGTCCACGAGGACGTGCCGGTCGGGGGCGAGGAGGACTTCGTCGTTCTCGAGACGCACGGCACCATCCGCGACTTCGGCGCCGAGGGCTTCGAACCCAAGGATCACCTGGAACTCGGCGAGGCACTCGGCGCCATCGACGTGGAGCGCGGCGCCAAGGTTTCCGGCTCGCGCTTCTACTACCTGACGGGTGTCGGTGCGCTGCTCGAGCTCGCCCTGGTCAACGCTGCGATCGCGCAGGCCACCGAGGCCGGATTCATCCCGATGCTGACGCCGGCGCTGGTTCGCCCGCGCGCCATGGAGGGCACCGGCTTCCTCGGCCAGGCCGCGGAGAACGTGTACCACCTGGAGAAGGACGACTACTACCTGGTCGGCACCTCCGAGGTCCCGCTCGCCGCGTACCACATGGACGAGATCATCGACGCGGACAAGCTGCCGCTGCGATACGCCGGCTTTTCGCCGTGCTTCCGCCGTGAGGCCGGTACGTACGGCAAGGACACCCGAGGCATCTTCCGGGTCCACCAGTTCGACAAGGTCGAGATGTTCTCGTACGTCGACCCGGCGGACGCCGAGGCCGAGCACCGGCGTCTCCTCGACTGGGAGAAGCAGTGGCTCACCGGTCTTGAGCTGCCGTTCCAGGTGATCGATGTGGCCACCGGCGACCTGGGGTCCTCGGCCTCCCGGAAGTTCGACTGCGAGGCGTGGATCCCGACCCAGGGCAAGTACCGCGAGCTGACGTCAGCGTCGAACTGCGACGGTTTCCAGGCGCGTCGCCTCTCCGTCCGGATGCGCGAGGGCAAGAAGGTTCAGCCGCTCGCCACCCTGAACGGCACGCTCTGCGCCGTACCGCGCACCATTGTGGCGATCTTGGAGAACCACCAGCTGGCCGATGGTTCGGTGCGGGTGCCCGAGGTGCTCCGTCCGTACCTGGGCGGGCGTGAGGTTCTGGAGCCGGTCGCCAAGTGA
- the pheA gene encoding prephenate dehydratase: MSATRYAYLGPEGTFTEVALRTLPEAATRELVPMVSVPAALDAVRSGAAAAALVPIENSVEGGITATLDELTTGEPLMIYREVLLSITFALLVRPGTKLSDVKTVTAHPAAQPQVRNWMAAHLPEAVWESAASNADGARLVQEGRYDAAFAGEFAAATYGLEPLVTEIHDAENAQTRFVLVGRPARPAAPTGADKTSVVIWLGDDHPGALLELLQEFMVRGVNLMLIQSRPTGAGIGNYCFAVDAEGHIADRRVGEALMGLKRICPKVRFLGSYPRAGVTPEDVRPPRAGTSDTDFTDASDWLARNQDGRA; this comes from the coding sequence ATGTCCGCCACGCGCTACGCCTATCTCGGTCCCGAAGGCACCTTCACCGAGGTCGCCCTCCGTACGCTCCCGGAAGCAGCCACCCGGGAACTTGTCCCGATGGTCTCCGTACCGGCGGCTCTGGACGCGGTACGGAGCGGGGCTGCCGCGGCTGCACTCGTTCCGATCGAGAACTCCGTCGAGGGTGGCATCACCGCGACCCTCGACGAGCTGACGACCGGCGAACCGCTGATGATCTACCGCGAGGTGCTGCTCTCCATCACCTTTGCGCTGCTCGTGCGGCCCGGCACCAAGCTGTCCGACGTCAAGACGGTCACCGCGCACCCGGCCGCGCAGCCGCAGGTACGCAACTGGATGGCGGCCCATCTGCCTGAGGCCGTGTGGGAGTCGGCCGCGTCCAACGCGGACGGTGCGCGGCTGGTGCAGGAGGGACGGTACGACGCCGCCTTCGCCGGTGAGTTCGCGGCGGCGACGTACGGTCTCGAACCACTGGTGACGGAGATCCACGACGCGGAGAACGCGCAGACTCGCTTCGTCCTGGTGGGCCGCCCGGCCCGGCCGGCGGCGCCGACCGGTGCGGACAAGACGTCGGTGGTCATCTGGCTGGGCGACGACCACCCCGGTGCGCTGCTCGAACTCCTCCAGGAGTTCATGGTGCGCGGGGTGAACCTGATGCTGATCCAGTCGCGCCCGACGGGTGCAGGCATCGGGAACTACTGCTTCGCAGTGGACGCCGAGGGGCACATCGCGGACCGCAGGGTCGGCGAGGCGTTGATGGGGCTGAAGCGGATCTGCCCGAAGGTGCGGTTCCTCGGTTCGTATCCGCGGGCCGGAGTGACGCCGGAGGACGTACGGCCGCCGCGTGCGGGGACGTCGGACACGGACTTCACGGACGCCTCGGACTGGCTGGCCCGGAATCAGGACGGCCGGGCCTGA